The Halobacillus amylolyticus nucleotide sequence GCGTAAGAAGGCTATCGACATTAAAGATATGTTTATTGACATTGGCGCATCCAGCAAAGAAGAAGCGAGTGAATTTGGAGTTGTACCTGGGGATTCCATCGTCCCTTACTTTGAGTTTACACAAATGAAAAACGAAAAAATGTTACTTGCTAAAGCATGGGACAACCGAATTGGCTGTGCCATCGCAATTGAAGTATTAAAGCGTCTAAAATCTGAGAAGCATCCAAATATCGTCTATGGTGTTGGTACAGTTCAAGAAGAAGTGGGTCTTCGAGGTGCACGTACCTCCGCACATTTAATCAATCCTGATATCGCTTTTGGGGTAGATGTTGGGATTGCTGGTGATACACCTGGTGTTTCTGACCGTGATGCTTCAAGCAAAATGGGGGAAGGCCCGCAAATTATTCTATATGATGCTTCAATGGTGTCACATAAAGGATTACGTGACTTTGTCGTTGAAACAGCGGATGAAAACACGATTCCTTACCAGTTTGCTTCCATAGCCGGCGGCGGAACAGATTCCGGAGCCATTCATTTAAGCCATGATGGTGTACCGGCCCTGTCCATTACGATTGCCACACGCTACATTCATTCACATGCAGCGATGCTTCACCGTAATGATTTTGAAAATGCCGTAAACTTAATCGTAGAAGTAATTAAGAATCTGGATGATAAAAAAGTAAAAGAAATTACTTTCGACTAGGTAAAGCCTAAAGAAAAAAGCCATCCCTCAAGGGGTGGCTTTTCCTATGCTTGCTTATTTTGTAAGCTTTGCTCAAGAGTTTCAAGCATCTCTTGTTTATCTTGTTCATTGGCCTCTTTCCAAATCATCTCGAATAAAACACCAAGTCCAGGGAGCATTTTTTCTTCTCCATTTTGAACAGCATCAACAATTGTAGCTTCAAGTTGTTCAGTGTTGTGACCCGAAACATTGGAAAGGATTGCTTTTCTTAAGTTTAAATCCATTTTCTGATAACCTCCACTTTGGAATTATGTTTAGTTTGACCAAATGTGAATAAGCTATGTATGATAATAAAGAAATCTATATGATAAGGATCATTCAAAAAGCTATCGAATGATAAGTAAAGAATCCTTTCGTGGCTTGTTTTATCGATGTGTTAACTCGTTGAATACGTACTAAAAAGGGGAGCTTTATGCTTACGTCAGTCAATAACCCAAAGGTGAAAGAGTGGAAAAAGCTACATAAACGGAAATATAGAGATAAAAGTGGAACCTTTTTGGTCGAAGGTCTCCATTTAGTCGAAGAAGTTTTAAAAAGTGAATGGAAGGTTCTTGAAATTTTGATTAGGGATGGAGAAAACTTTGATTTGAAATTAAATGAACAGGTTACAATTGTTAATGAGCAAGTGTTTAATGCTGTTTCACAAACGCAAACACCACAAGGTATTGCTGCAGTCGTTGAACGTAAAACGAATCAGTATCAACCAGCAGCACTTACTTTGCTGGTTGATTCTGTCCAAGATCCTGGGAATTTAGGGACACTAATTCGTACGGCAGACGCTGCTGGATTTGATCATGTTGTCATCGGAGAAGGTTCTGTGGATCCCTTTAATGAAAAGACGGTTCGTTCAACGCAAGGATCGTTGTTTCATATTCCTGTTTTTCAGGGAAATCTTGAAAGCTTTGTAGATAAGCTAAAAGCAACAGGAGTGACAGTGCTTGCATCTGCACTTGAGAAAAATGCCACACCTTATAAGCAGCTTTCTAAGCATGATCGCACGGCTTTAATCGTCGGTAATGAAGGCCAGGGAATTCGAGGAGAGTTGTTATCCTATGCTGACCAACGGGTGTATATACCGATTTATGGTCAGGCAGAATCTTTAAACGTGGCGATTGCTGCGGCTATTTTAATGTATCATCTAAAAGAATAGGCTTGCATATCTGAATTACTTTCTCTATAATTAATGAACAGTTATATAGTGAATAGCGAGGAAAGAGCAAAGTAAATGGTTGCACCATCGATTGAGGGAGGAAATGCCTTGGACTGAAAGTATTTCTATCGTGGCAGCCGTTGAAATTTCACTCTTGAGCTGACATCCTTTATGGGGGTGTTCCGGATTCTTATCCGTTATCTAAATCTTGAGTGGGCACAGGCAGTGTGTCAACAAGGGTGGTATCGCGAAACGATTAGACAAGTCTCGTCCCTTTTTTTTAGGGGGCGGGGCTTTTTTTATTTTTGACTTTGAAGGAGGAGCATTAATGAAGGAACGTTTGCAGGAGTTAAAGCGAGAAGCATTAACTAAAGTAGAGCAAGCCAAAGGAGTCCAGGCACTAAAAGATATTCGTGTCGAGTACTTAGGGAAGAAAGGTCCAATTACTGAAGTATTACGCGGAATGGGGAAGTTATCGAAGGAAGAACGGCCCGTTATCGGACAACTGGCGAATGAAGTCAGGGAAGAAATCGCTGCGGCGATAGATTCTAAACAAACCCGTTTTGAAGAGGAGGAACTAGAGAAGCAGCTTGAGGCGGAAAGTATTGATGTCACCTTACCTGGACGTCCTGTTCAAGTCGGCGGACCTCATTTGTTAACATCTATTGTCGAGGAAATTGAAGACTTGTTTATTGGTATGGGATTTGAAATAAAAGAAGGGCCTGAGGTGGAAACAGATTATTATAATTTTGAAGCGTTAAACTTACCAAAGGGTCATCCCGCCCGTGATATGCAGGATTCTTTTTACGTTACAGAAGAACTTCTTTTGCGGACACATACCTCTCCAGTTCAAGCAAGAACAATGGGGCTGAAAAATGGATCAGAGCCTGTGAGAATGATTTGTCCGGGCAAAGTGTATCGTCGTGACACCGATGATGCGACACACTCTCACCAATTTACTCAGATTGAGGGATTGCTGGTCGATAAACATGTCCGTATGAGTGATTTAAAAGGAGTACTTGATGCTTTTGCCAAAAAAATGTTCGGAGCAGAGCGTGAAATCAGACTTCGTCCAAGCTTCTTCCCGTTCACAGAACCGTCTGTTGAGATGGATATTTCCTGTAAAATGTGTGGAGGAGAAGGCTGTTCCGTTTGTAAAGGCACGGGCTGGATTGAAATTTTAGGAGCAGGAATGGTTCACCCAAACGTACTTGAAATGGCTGGTTATGATGCTAACGAGTATTCAGGTTTTGCCTTCGGGATGGGGCCTGAACGGATTGCTATGCTGAAGTATGGTGTAGATGACATTCGCAATTTCTATACAAACGATCAACGATTCTTAAAACAATATCATAAAGCGTAAGGAGGATCATACATGCTAGTATCTTTAAATTGGTTAAATCAATACATTAATGTTCGTGATTACAAGCCAGAGGACCTTGCTGAAATCATCACAAAAACAGGCATAGAAGTTGAAAGTGTAGAAGCTGTTGCCGAAAAGGTGACAGGTGTTGTCGTCGGGCACGTGGTTTCGTGTGACCAGCACCCTAACGCAGATAAGTTATCTTTATGTCAAATCGATGTCGGCACAGAAACGTTGCAAATTGTTTGTGGGGCTCCGAACATTGCGGAAGGGCAGTATGTAGCTGTAGCTGTTCCAGGGGCAGTGCTGCCTGGCAACTTTAAAATTAAGAAAACAAAACTACGTGGGGAAGAATCTAATGGAATGGTCTGTTCCATGCAGGAGTTTGGCGTGGATGAAAAAGATGTTCCGAAAGAATATCAGGATGGCATTTTTGTTTTCCCTGAGGCCGTTACAGTTGGCGACGATGCTGTTTCTTTATTAAACCTAGATGATGTAATTATCGAACTTGGCTTAACACCGAACCGTTCAGACTGTCTCAGTATGGCAGGGGTGGCTTATGAAATTGCTGCTGCACTTGATAGGGAGTATGAGCTGCCCGAAGAAGATGTTCATCCGATTTCAGAGCAGGCCTCTGATTATATTACGGTTAATGTAGAGGATGGCAAGGCCAATCCTTATTACGGTGCCTTTATTATCAAAGATGTAACAGTAGGTCCTGCACCATTATGGATGCAAAATCGCCTAACTGCTGCGGGTATTCGTCCGATCAATAACGTTGTTGATATCACGAACTATGTATTGCTTGAATACGGACAACCACTTCACGCATTTGACTACGATCGTTTTGGGTCAAAAGAGGTCATAACACGCAGAGCGAAAGATGGGGAAACGATTGTTACCTTAGATGAACAAGAACGAACATTGACTAGCGACCACTTAGTCATTACGAATGGTATGAAGCCGCATGCAATTGCCGGGGTAATGGGCGGCGGAGAATCGGAAGTGGACAATGAGACGTCAACCATTCTGTTAGAGGCTGCTTATTTTGACCCAGCTGTAGTCAGACAATCCTCAAAGGACCATGGACTTCGGAGTGAATCGAGCACACGGTTTGAAAAAGGCGTTGATCCAAATCGTGTTGAACGTGCAGGGAGAAAAGCATGCGAACTACTAGAAAAATACACTGGGGCAAGTGTACTTTCTGGTGTGGTCAGCTTTGATGAATTAGACCGCTCCGAGAAGAAAGTAACAATTAATACAGAGCACATTAATGATCGTTTAGGAACAGAGATTACAACTGACGAAATTGCTAGTATCCTTAAACGACTGCAGTTCAACTTCAGTGAGTCAGGGGACGATTTCCACATATCTGTTCCCACGCGCAGAGGGGATGTAACGCTTTTTGAAGATATGCTTGAAGAGGTCGCACGAATTTACGGTTACGATAATCTTCCATATACCTTCCCGTCTGGTGCTTCACAAGTAGGCGGTTTATCACAGACCCAGCAGTTAAAACGAAAGATGAAAACGTATTTCGAAGGAGCAGGTTTAAACGAAGCGATCACGTACTCCCTGACAAGTGAACAGAGGGCGTCGATGCTTGTGAGTAAAGAAATTGCGGAACAGGCGAAGACACCTGTTAAGCTTTCTATGCCAATGAGTGAAGACCACAGTCATCTCAGGTTAAGCATCCTGCCGGAAATGTTGCAATCACTCGCTTATAATGTTGCAAGAAAACAAAGCGATCTTGGTTATTATGAGATTGGAACTGTTTTTGTCAGCGAGGAAGAACGAGTCACAAAACAGCCGAATGAACCATTACGTGCTTCTGGTGCTTTAACAGGGGAATGGCTTGCTCATCCTTGGCAACAGGAGAAAAAGCCAGTTGATTTCTTTGTTGTCAAAGGAATTGTAGAGGGACTAGCAACCCAGTTAGATGTACCTATTACATTTGAAAAAGGTAAGCTTGATCACATGCACCCAGGACGGACTGCTTTTATAAAAACAAATGGTACGGTCATAGGGTTCTTAGGTCAAATTCATCCGAAGCTGCAAAAGGAAATGGGCTTGAAGGATACTTATGTATTTGATCTAAATGTGAATGAACTTTTTAAGTTGTACACGAAAGAAGAAGCATTCCATGCGATTCCAAAATATCCTGCAGTTAGTCGAGACATCGCATTAGTTGTAGATGAAACGATACCTGCAGGTGAGATTGAAGAAACGATTCAGTCTGCTGGTGCTCCATTGATTAAAGCAGTTCAAGTCTTTGATGTGTACCAAGGCGAACACCTTGAGTCTGGTAAAAAATCACTAGCCTATAACCTTGTTTATTTAAATCCTGAGCGAACATTGAAGGATAAGGAAGTAGAAGAGGCTCATAACAATATTCTAGATGCAGTAAAACTAGCTCACCAAGCCGAGCTCCGTGGTTAAAGTGGAGGAGCTGGGGGAGGGACATGAAACAGATCAAAAACAAGAAGCGTGCCATGACACGCTTCTTGTTTTTAGGTTAATCTACGAGCTTTTTCCAATGTAGCAAAGTGTACCTTTGCAATTTCACGAAGTTTCTCTTCACCGTATACATTAATAATTTTTGCTGCAGCTTTATCAACAGTGCCGGAAGCACCTTTAGGAATAGGGAGTCCTGTATCCATTTCTATTTGATCCATGGCTTTAACGAAACTAGATCTTGCTATAATAGAAGCAACCGCAACTGAAGTGGAATAGCTTTCTGCTTTTGTCATAAAATAAATGTCTTTTTGAAGTGTTTTTCCTTCTGATTTCAGGTGCTTTTGATACACGGTTGGCTGAGAGAACTGATCGACTAAAATAGCTGGTTTTTCTGGAAATATTTTTGTAAGTAAACTCTCTAATGCTTTGTGATGGAGCATTGTTTTCATTTTACCTTGTGTCCATCCCTTTTCTTGCCAACTATTATATTTCGAGTTATTTAAACGCAGGAGACTGTATGGGATGTTCATGTCAACAATTTGTTTGGCTATATGAGTAATTTGCTTGTCGGATATATGCTTTGAGTCTTTGACTCCAATAGCTTTCAGCTGGCCAATTTGATGGTCTTTTACATAGGCGGCAGCCACCGTAATAGGCCCGAAGAAATCGCCCGTACCTGCCTCATCTGAGCCAATATGAGACTCGGAAAATAGCGAATCAGATGGATGAAAACGATGTGTTTTTGTACTGCTTGAGGGGGAGGAAGGTGTGGATTTACCCCACCTATTGGATTCCGCTTCAGGGGCTTTACCTTGAAAAAGTACTTTGCCTGACTGATAGGCTGTAATTGTACAGTTGGTTGTTTTTGCTGCAAAGGCAGCATTGACAGGTGTATTTGCTTTTAGATCTTTTTGATAAAATTGCTTCATTTCCTGAAGTTTATTTTTAGGTATGGTTAGTACAACTTGTGGCATATTCATGTCCTCTCTATTGAAAAGTATAGAAATAGTATAGCAAATGAAGAGCATAAACAGAACAAGGATCAAAAATAGCTTTTTGGTTTCCCAAATGTTTCGCTTCATGTTACTATTATGCTTAGGACTTGAGAATCAAGGGGGTATGGATGTGTCCCAATCAGATAAAAACAGAAGAAGAATCACAGTTGAGATTAACAATCGATCCTATACAATCATTGGTCAAGAAGAGCCGCACCATATCCGCATGGTATCTAGTCTTGTTGATCAGAAAATGCGTGAAATACATGAAGCTAATCCCAGTTTAGATACAGCTAAACTTGCTGTTTTAACAGCAGTAAATACAATGAATGAATATATTAAATTGAAAGAAGAATGTACAGAGTTGATGAATTATATAGATAAGATAGAGAAAGAGGACGACAACTAACATGATTATTGATTTACTACTTCTCATTATTTTATTTCTCGGAGTTATGGTGGGATTTAGAAGGGGCTTTATTCTCCAGTTGTTTCATTTAATTGGATTTATAGCTGCTTTTATCGTCGCTGTAATGTACTACGACAACTTAGCGCCTAAACTTATTCTCTGGGTGCCATACCCTGAACTTCCAGAAGGAGCTTCCTGGGCGATATTTATGGAAAGCTTGCCGCTCGAGCAAGCGTTTTATAATGCCAGTGCCTTTGCCATATTGTTTTTTGGTGTGAAAAT carries:
- a CDS encoding M42 family metallopeptidase, which produces MAKKDETLVMLQDLTDANGIPGNEREPRDVMKRYITPYADEVYTDNLGSLVAKKTGNKKGPKVMVAGHLDEVGFMVTRIDDNGYIYFQPVGGWWSQVMLAQRVTIMTRKGNLTGIIGSKPPHILPADQRKKAIDIKDMFIDIGASSKEEASEFGVVPGDSIVPYFEFTQMKNEKMLLAKAWDNRIGCAIAIEVLKRLKSEKHPNIVYGVGTVQEEVGLRGARTSAHLINPDIAFGVDVGIAGDTPGVSDRDASSKMGEGPQIILYDASMVSHKGLRDFVVETADENTIPYQFASIAGGGTDSGAIHLSHDGVPALSITIATRYIHSHAAMLHRNDFENAVNLIVEVIKNLDDKKVKEITFD
- the sspI gene encoding small acid-soluble spore protein SspI yields the protein MDLNLRKAILSNVSGHNTEQLEATIVDAVQNGEEKMLPGLGVLFEMIWKEANEQDKQEMLETLEQSLQNKQA
- a CDS encoding TrmH family RNA methyltransferase; translation: MLTSVNNPKVKEWKKLHKRKYRDKSGTFLVEGLHLVEEVLKSEWKVLEILIRDGENFDLKLNEQVTIVNEQVFNAVSQTQTPQGIAAVVERKTNQYQPAALTLLVDSVQDPGNLGTLIRTADAAGFDHVVIGEGSVDPFNEKTVRSTQGSLFHIPVFQGNLESFVDKLKATGVTVLASALEKNATPYKQLSKHDRTALIVGNEGQGIRGELLSYADQRVYIPIYGQAESLNVAIAAAILMYHLKE
- the pheS gene encoding phenylalanine--tRNA ligase subunit alpha, whose translation is MKERLQELKREALTKVEQAKGVQALKDIRVEYLGKKGPITEVLRGMGKLSKEERPVIGQLANEVREEIAAAIDSKQTRFEEEELEKQLEAESIDVTLPGRPVQVGGPHLLTSIVEEIEDLFIGMGFEIKEGPEVETDYYNFEALNLPKGHPARDMQDSFYVTEELLLRTHTSPVQARTMGLKNGSEPVRMICPGKVYRRDTDDATHSHQFTQIEGLLVDKHVRMSDLKGVLDAFAKKMFGAEREIRLRPSFFPFTEPSVEMDISCKMCGGEGCSVCKGTGWIEILGAGMVHPNVLEMAGYDANEYSGFAFGMGPERIAMLKYGVDDIRNFYTNDQRFLKQYHKA
- the pheT gene encoding phenylalanine--tRNA ligase subunit beta, which produces MLVSLNWLNQYINVRDYKPEDLAEIITKTGIEVESVEAVAEKVTGVVVGHVVSCDQHPNADKLSLCQIDVGTETLQIVCGAPNIAEGQYVAVAVPGAVLPGNFKIKKTKLRGEESNGMVCSMQEFGVDEKDVPKEYQDGIFVFPEAVTVGDDAVSLLNLDDVIIELGLTPNRSDCLSMAGVAYEIAAALDREYELPEEDVHPISEQASDYITVNVEDGKANPYYGAFIIKDVTVGPAPLWMQNRLTAAGIRPINNVVDITNYVLLEYGQPLHAFDYDRFGSKEVITRRAKDGETIVTLDEQERTLTSDHLVITNGMKPHAIAGVMGGGESEVDNETSTILLEAAYFDPAVVRQSSKDHGLRSESSTRFEKGVDPNRVERAGRKACELLEKYTGASVLSGVVSFDELDRSEKKVTINTEHINDRLGTEITTDEIASILKRLQFNFSESGDDFHISVPTRRGDVTLFEDMLEEVARIYGYDNLPYTFPSGASQVGGLSQTQQLKRKMKTYFEGAGLNEAITYSLTSEQRASMLVSKEIAEQAKTPVKLSMPMSEDHSHLRLSILPEMLQSLAYNVARKQSDLGYYEIGTVFVSEEERVTKQPNEPLRASGALTGEWLAHPWQQEKKPVDFFVVKGIVEGLATQLDVPITFEKGKLDHMHPGRTAFIKTNGTVIGFLGQIHPKLQKEMGLKDTYVFDLNVNELFKLYTKEEAFHAIPKYPAVSRDIALVVDETIPAGEIEETIQSAGAPLIKAVQVFDVYQGEHLESGKKSLAYNLVYLNPERTLKDKEVEEAHNNILDAVKLAHQAELRG
- the rnhC gene encoding ribonuclease HIII, coding for MPQVVLTIPKNKLQEMKQFYQKDLKANTPVNAAFAAKTTNCTITAYQSGKVLFQGKAPEAESNRWGKSTPSSPSSSTKTHRFHPSDSLFSESHIGSDEAGTGDFFGPITVAAAYVKDHQIGQLKAIGVKDSKHISDKQITHIAKQIVDMNIPYSLLRLNNSKYNSWQEKGWTQGKMKTMLHHKALESLLTKIFPEKPAILVDQFSQPTVYQKHLKSEGKTLQKDIYFMTKAESYSTSVAVASIIARSSFVKAMDQIEMDTGLPIPKGASGTVDKAAAKIINVYGEEKLREIAKVHFATLEKARRLT
- the zapA gene encoding cell division protein ZapA, whose translation is MDVSQSDKNRRRITVEINNRSYTIIGQEEPHHIRMVSSLVDQKMREIHEANPSLDTAKLAVLTAVNTMNEYIKLKEECTELMNYIDKIEKEDDN
- a CDS encoding CvpA family protein, producing MIDLLLLIILFLGVMVGFRRGFILQLFHLIGFIAAFIVAVMYYDNLAPKLILWVPYPELPEGASWAIFMESLPLEQAFYNASAFAILFFGVKIILQIIASMLDFVSELPVLSSLNSLLGGILGFVERYFLLFILLYIAALVPLGVVQNALDGSFLAQFIIEKTPILSSQIKTMWVEQVITLL